One window from the genome of Roseomonas haemaphysalidis encodes:
- the pdeM gene encoding ligase-associated DNA damage response endonuclease PdeM encodes MIAAPFHLAGERLLLDPSGAVFWPSRQLLAVSDLHLEKGSHFASRGRFVPPYDTRETLGRLQPLLRRYTPDRIVFLGDSFHDAGGAGRMHESDRATLLHLLGNRLVTWVLGNHDPVGPDGLPGEAVEELHDGPFTFRHIGVPGKDSGFELSGHFHPKASLPTRCGPVTRPCFLADARRVMLPAFGAYTGGLEITAQPIAALFPRGGRAFLLGRDRLYSAAVGPMKHLAAMTGTATASLQTS; translated from the coding sequence ATGATTGCAGCTCCTTTCCATCTTGCCGGCGAGCGGCTCCTGCTGGACCCCTCCGGCGCCGTCTTCTGGCCGTCCCGGCAGCTCCTCGCGGTGTCAGACCTGCACCTGGAAAAGGGCAGCCACTTCGCCAGCCGTGGCCGCTTCGTGCCGCCCTATGACACGCGCGAAACCTTGGGCCGCCTGCAGCCGCTGCTGCGGCGCTACACGCCGGACCGCATCGTCTTTCTGGGCGACAGCTTCCACGATGCCGGGGGCGCCGGCCGGATGCACGAGTCCGACCGTGCCACGCTGCTGCACCTGCTGGGCAACCGCCTGGTCACCTGGGTGCTGGGCAACCACGACCCGGTGGGGCCGGACGGCCTGCCCGGCGAAGCGGTGGAGGAACTGCACGACGGCCCCTTCACGTTTCGCCACATCGGCGTGCCCGGCAAGGACAGCGGCTTCGAGCTGAGCGGGCATTTCCACCCCAAGGCCAGCCTGCCCACCCGCTGTGGCCCGGTCACCCGCCCCTGCTTTCTGGCCGATGCGCGCCGGGTCATGCTGCCGGCCTTTGGTGCCTATACGGGCGGGTTGGAAATCACGGCGCAACCCATCGCCGCGCTGTTTCCCCGCGGCGGGCGGGCGTTCCTGCTGGGGCGCGACCGGCTGTACAGCGCCGCCGTGGGGCCGATGAAGCACTTGGCCGCCATGACCGGAACGGCCACTGCGTCGTTACAGACATCATGA
- a CDS encoding metallophosphoesterase — MNAQGASPAWPSLSTLRPAFKGLRVVGDVHGDATAFSAAIEGARAKQLFTLQLGDLTDRGPDSAATLRMALALLAERQGLFLLGNHDHKLRRALAGALVRPDPEGLGVTLSQIAAAPDADTLRTEALEAIGHAPAWLRLGPWLFVHGGFHPRMLREPPPPAAGSSKPDGLVPRAMFGQVTSRTRVDGYPERLHNWVHRIPSGITVYCGHETRSADGRPYVAVAAAGGRAVFLDTGAGKGGHLSWIDLPW, encoded by the coding sequence ATGAACGCGCAGGGTGCATCACCGGCCTGGCCCAGCCTTTCCACCTTGCGGCCCGCCTTCAAGGGATTGCGGGTGGTGGGCGACGTGCATGGCGACGCCACGGCCTTTTCCGCCGCCATCGAAGGCGCCAGGGCCAAGCAGCTGTTCACGCTGCAGCTCGGCGACCTGACCGACCGTGGGCCCGACAGCGCCGCCACCCTGCGCATGGCGCTGGCGTTGCTGGCGGAGCGGCAGGGGCTGTTTCTGTTGGGCAACCACGACCACAAGCTGCGCCGCGCGCTGGCCGGCGCCCTGGTACGACCCGATCCGGAAGGGCTGGGGGTCACTCTGTCGCAGATCGCCGCCGCGCCGGATGCCGATACGTTGCGGACAGAGGCGCTGGAAGCCATCGGCCACGCCCCCGCCTGGCTGCGGCTCGGCCCCTGGCTGTTCGTGCATGGCGGCTTTCACCCCCGCATGCTGCGCGAGCCGCCGCCGCCCGCCGCCGGCAGTTCCAAGCCGGATGGGCTGGTGCCGCGCGCCATGTTCGGCCAGGTGACTAGCCGCACCCGCGTGGATGGATACCCGGAGCGCCTGCACAACTGGGTGCACCGCATCCCCTCCGGCATCACCGTGTATTGCGGGCATGAGACGCGCAGCGCCGATGGCCGCCCCTACGTGGCCGTGGCGGCGGCGGGCGGCCGGGCGGTGTTTCTGGACACCGGCGCCGGCAAGGGCGGACACCTGTCCTGGATCGACCTGCCGTGGTGA
- a CDS encoding alpha-hydroxy acid oxidase: MPPVTNIEDLRLRARRRIPRAIFDYADRGSYDEATYRANRADLAALKLRQRVMIDVSERSTATTMLGERVTMPVGIAPTGLTGLFHADGEILGARAAQSFGIPFCLSTMSICSIEDVAEAVDKPFWFQLYVMRDRGFSRTLVERAIAAKCSALVLTLDLQIQGQRHNDIKNGLAVPPKLTLKNALDIATKPDWALRVLRGKRRSFGNLADAPGAKEGLATLSHWIAGQFDPSLSWKDVEWIRSIWPGKLILKGVLDVDDALIAAGLGADAMVVSNHGGRQLDGAPSSISVLPSIVEAVGDRTEVMFDGGVRSGQDVLKAVALGAKSCLIGKAWLYGLAAGGEQGVTQALELIRKELDVSMALTGTKDIRDVTPGLLHQPRHGDVVRPAGGRPTATAEPQAAE, translated from the coding sequence ATGCCGCCGGTCACCAACATCGAGGATCTGCGGCTCCGCGCCCGCCGCCGCATCCCCCGTGCCATCTTCGACTACGCCGATCGCGGCTCCTATGACGAGGCGACCTACCGCGCCAATCGGGCCGACCTCGCCGCGCTGAAGCTGCGGCAGCGGGTGATGATCGACGTGTCCGAGCGCAGCACCGCCACCACCATGCTGGGCGAGCGGGTGACCATGCCGGTCGGCATCGCTCCCACCGGACTGACCGGTCTGTTCCACGCGGATGGCGAGATCCTGGGCGCCCGCGCGGCACAAAGCTTCGGCATCCCCTTTTGCCTGTCCACCATGTCCATCTGCTCGATCGAGGACGTGGCGGAGGCGGTGGACAAGCCTTTCTGGTTCCAGCTCTACGTGATGCGCGACCGCGGCTTCAGCCGGACGCTGGTGGAGCGCGCCATCGCCGCCAAGTGCTCAGCCCTGGTGCTGACGCTGGACCTGCAGATCCAGGGCCAGCGGCACAACGACATCAAGAACGGCTTGGCGGTGCCGCCGAAGCTGACGCTGAAGAACGCGCTGGACATCGCCACCAAGCCGGACTGGGCGCTGCGGGTGCTGCGCGGCAAGCGCAGGAGCTTCGGCAACCTGGCGGACGCGCCGGGCGCCAAGGAAGGACTGGCGACATTGTCCCACTGGATCGCCGGGCAGTTCGACCCGTCGCTGTCCTGGAAGGACGTGGAGTGGATCCGCTCCATCTGGCCCGGCAAGCTGATCCTGAAGGGCGTGCTGGACGTGGATGATGCCCTCATCGCGGCAGGGCTCGGCGCGGATGCCATGGTGGTGTCCAACCACGGTGGCCGCCAGCTGGATGGCGCCCCCTCCTCCATCTCCGTGCTGCCGTCCATCGTGGAAGCGGTGGGCGACCGGACGGAAGTGATGTTCGATGGCGGCGTGCGGTCCGGCCAGGACGTCCTGAAGGCGGTGGCCCTGGGGGCCAAGAGCTGCCTGATCGGCAAGGCCTGGCTCTACGGGCTGGCGGCGGGCGGCGAACAGGGTGTCACCCAGGCGCTGGAACTGATCCGCAAGGAGCTGGACGTCAGCATGGCGCTGACCGGCACCAAGGATATCCGCGACGTCACGCCCGGGCTGCTCCACCAGCCCCGGCACGGCGACGTGGTCCGCCCCGCCGGCGGCCGCCCCACCGCCACGGCCGAGCCGCAGGCCGCGGAATAA